One genomic region from Xenopus laevis strain J_2021 chromosome 2L, Xenopus_laevis_v10.1, whole genome shotgun sequence encodes:
- the LOC108705812 gene encoding serine protease 23 gives MMLEERLPAVCVLLSLLTFVEPYNSPLKPTWPNYKVPVILPQSISKLDKAQFDADPSLNVSSSCGAECHKYSSMPTYEDLRDYMAYETLYSNGSRTMTNVGIYVLSSSGGEGRSRTKRQIYGHDGRFNIYGKDFLLNYPFSTSVKLSTGCTGTLVAEKHVLTAAHCIHDGKSYVKGAQKLKVGFLKPRYKDGGKSLNQTNPRIPEKMKFQWIRVKRTHVPKGWIKGNANDIGMDYDYALLELKKPHKRKYMMIGVSPSGRYLPGGRIHFSGYDNDRPGNLVYRFCEVTDETYDLLYQQCDAQPGASGSGVYVRMWKRQKQKWERKIIGIFSGHQWVDKDGDKQDFNVAVRITPLKYAQICFWIKGNYADCRDE, from the coding sequence ATGATGTTGGAGGAGAGACTTCCTGCTGTGTGTGTTCTCCTGTCTTTACTGACGTTTGTGGaaccctacaactctcccctgaAACCAACGTGGCCTAATTACAAAGTTCCGGTTATTCTCCCACAGTCTATATCTAAACTAGACAAAGCACAATTTGATGCAGATCCCAGTCTGAATGTGTCGTCTTCATGTGGGGCCGAATGCCATAAATACTCCTCCATGCCAACCTATGAGGATCTGAGGGATTATATGGCCTACGAGACCCTCTATTCCAACGGAAGCCGTACCATGACCAATGTGGGCATTTATGTTCTTAGCAGCAGCGGAGGGGAGGGCAGGTCTCGCACAAAGAGGCAGATATACGGCCATGACGGTCGCTTTAACATATACGGCAAAGACTTTTTGCTGAATTATCCCTTTTCAACATCTGTCAAATTGTCCACCGGGTGCACCGGCACTTTGGTGGCAGAAAAACATGTTCTAACCGCGGCTCATTGTATCCACGATGGGAAGAGTTACGTTAAAGGTGCCCAAAAGCTGAAGGTCGGGTTCCTAAAACCAAGGTATAAAGATGGAGGGAAAAGCCTAAATCAGACTAATCCCAGAATTCCAGAAAAGATGAAGTTCCAATGGATCCGGGTAAAGAGGACCCACGTTCCCAAAGGCTGGATTAAAGGAAATGCCAACGATATTGGAATGGATTATGACTATGCTTTGCTGGAGCTTAAGAAACCTCACAAGAGAAAATATATGATGATTGGCGTCAGCCCTTCCGGGCGCTACTTACCTGGAGGTAGGATCCACTTCTCTGGCTATGACAACGATAGGCCTGGCAACCTGGTCTACAGGTTTTGCGAAGTCACTGACGAAACCTACGACCTTCTCTACCAACAATGTGACGCTCAACCAGGCGCCAGCGGCTCTGGCGTCTACGTGCGAATGTGGAAGAGGCAGAAGCAGAAATGGGAAAGGAAGATCATCGGAATATTTTCCGGCCACCAATGGGTCGACAAAGATGGCGACAAACAAGATTTCAATGTAGCCGTGCGCATAACGCCGCTGAAATATGCCCAGATCTGTTTCTGGATTAAAGGAAACTACGCTGATTGTCGGGATGAATAA